In the Methanothermobacter sp. genome, one interval contains:
- the mcrD gene encoding methyl-coenzyme M reductase operon protein D, producing the protein MPETGFVDLKIFPQRLLKPETVEKLLNSIYGLEGIVRVLVHGPSIPDRVYYGPARGTEVKHSDRRMIKVRGEEVELRVKVGEVIVGILPEALEENMDKIDEILKEALPCPYKVFIGAFTKKDITISDYLKYGLNFEDKIDPRIIGMADPSSRVKDTVVNIK; encoded by the coding sequence ATGCCAGAAACAGGATTCGTCGATCTTAAGATATTCCCCCAGAGGCTTCTGAAACCCGAAACCGTTGAGAAACTGCTGAACAGCATCTACGGACTTGAAGGTATAGTCAGGGTACTGGTTCATGGACCATCCATACCCGACAGGGTGTACTATGGACCCGCCAGGGGCACGGAGGTTAAACACAGCGACCGGAGAATGATAAAGGTACGTGGAGAGGAGGTTGAACTCCGCGTTAAGGTCGGAGAGGTCATAGTGGGGATACTCCCGGAGGCCCTGGAGGAGAACATGGACAAAATCGATGAAATCCTGAAGGAAGCGCTCCCCTGCCCCTATAAGGTATTCATAGGTGCCTTCACGAAGAAGGACATCACCATATCCGATTACCTCAAATACGGTCTCAACTTTGAGGACAAAATCGATCCCAGGATAATAGGTATGGCTGATCCAAGTTCAAGGGTGAAGGACACCGTTGTTAACATAAAATGA
- the mcrG gene encoding coenzyme-B sulfoethylthiotransferase subunit gamma: MSYKAQYTPGETQIAENRRKHMDPDYEFRKLREVSDEDLVKVLGHRNPGESYKSVHPPLDEMDFEEDIVRDMVEPIQGAKEGVRVRYIQFADSMYNAPAQPYDRARTYMWRYRGVDTGTLSGRQVIEMRELDLEGVSKELVETELFDPATTGIRGATVHGHSLRLDENGLMFDALQRYVFDEEKGHVVYVKDQVGRPLDEPVDMGQPLGEDELKKITTIYRKDNIAMRDDKEAIEVVENIHTGRTLGGFGMDVFKDDLRKRLGDD; the protein is encoded by the coding sequence ATGTCTTACAAAGCCCAGTACACTCCTGGAGAAACCCAGATAGCTGAAAACAGAAGAAAACACATGGACCCTGATTACGAATTCCGTAAATTAAGGGAAGTATCAGACGAGGACCTGGTCAAGGTCCTGGGACACAGAAACCCTGGTGAAAGTTACAAATCAGTGCACCCCCCACTGGATGAGATGGACTTCGAGGAGGACATCGTCAGGGACATGGTTGAACCCATACAGGGTGCAAAGGAAGGTGTGAGGGTCAGGTACATCCAGTTCGCAGACTCCATGTACAATGCACCTGCCCAGCCCTACGACAGGGCAAGGACCTACATGTGGAGGTACCGTGGTGTTGACACAGGTACACTCTCAGGAAGGCAGGTCATTGAAATGAGGGAACTGGACCTTGAGGGAGTCTCAAAGGAACTTGTTGAAACAGAACTCTTCGACCCTGCAACAACAGGTATAAGGGGTGCAACAGTTCACGGACACTCCCTCAGGCTAGATGAAAACGGCCTCATGTTCGACGCCCTCCAGAGGTACGTCTTTGATGAGGAGAAGGGCCACGTGGTCTACGTCAAGGACCAGGTTGGAAGGCCCCTTGACGAGCCAGTGGACATGGGCCAGCCCCTCGGTGAGGATGAACTCAAGAAGATCACCACAATCTACAGGAAGGACAACATCGCTATGAGGGATGATAAAGAGGCAATTGAAGTTGTTGAAAACATACACACCGGCCGTACCCTGGGCGGATTCGGTATGGACGTATTCAAGGATGACCTAAGAAAAAGGCTAGGTGATGATTAA
- the mcrA gene encoding coenzyme-B sulfoethylthiotransferase subunit alpha, with protein sequence MDEKKLFLKALKKKFEGEDPDEKYTNFYCFGGWEQSARKKEFTEYAKKAAEKRGGIPFYNPDIGVPLGQRKLMAYRVSGTDAYVEGDDLHFVNNAAIQQMVDDIKRTVIVGMDTAHAVLEKRLGVEVTPETINEYMEAINHALPGGAVVQEHMVEVHPGLVEDCYAKIFTGDDNLADELDKRILIDINKEFPEEQAEQIKSYIGNRTYQVNRVPTIVVRTCDGGTVSRWSAMQIGMSFISAYKLCAGEAAIADFSYAAKHADVIEMGTIMPARRARGPNEPGGVAFGTFADIVQASRVSDDPANVSLEVIAGAAALYDQVWLGSYMSGGVGFTQYATAAYTDDILDDFVYYGMEYVDDKYGICGTKPTMDVVRDISTEVTLYSLEQYEEYPTLLEDHFGGSQRAAVAAAAAGCSTAFATGNSNAGINGWYLSQILHKEAHSRLGFYGYDLQDQCGASNSLSIRSDEGLIHELRGPNYPNYAMNVGHQPEYAGIAQAPHAARGDAFCTNPLIKVAFADKDLAFDFTSPRKSIAAGALREFMPEGERDLIIPAGK encoded by the coding sequence ATGGATGAAAAGAAACTATTCCTTAAGGCTTTAAAGAAGAAGTTTGAGGGGGAGGACCCTGACGAAAAATACACAAACTTCTACTGCTTTGGCGGATGGGAACAGTCCGCACGTAAAAAAGAGTTCACAGAGTACGCCAAGAAGGCTGCTGAAAAGAGGGGCGGAATACCATTCTACAACCCTGACATAGGTGTGCCACTGGGCCAGAGGAAACTCATGGCATACAGGGTCTCAGGAACAGACGCCTACGTTGAAGGTGACGACCTCCACTTCGTGAACAACGCGGCCATCCAGCAGATGGTGGACGACATAAAGAGGACAGTCATAGTGGGTATGGACACAGCACACGCAGTCCTTGAGAAGAGGCTGGGTGTGGAGGTAACCCCTGAGACAATCAACGAGTACATGGAGGCAATCAACCACGCCCTCCCAGGTGGTGCTGTGGTCCAGGAGCACATGGTGGAGGTCCACCCGGGACTCGTGGAGGACTGTTACGCCAAGATCTTCACAGGAGACGACAACCTGGCAGATGAACTGGACAAGAGGATACTCATAGACATAAACAAGGAGTTCCCTGAAGAACAGGCCGAGCAGATCAAAAGCTACATTGGAAACAGGACCTACCAGGTTAACAGGGTCCCAACAATAGTTGTGAGGACCTGTGACGGAGGTACAGTTTCAAGATGGTCTGCAATGCAGATCGGTATGAGCTTCATATCCGCCTACAAACTCTGTGCAGGTGAAGCAGCAATCGCTGACTTCTCATACGCTGCAAAACACGCAGACGTTATAGAGATGGGTACAATAATGCCTGCAAGGAGGGCAAGGGGACCAAACGAGCCAGGTGGAGTGGCATTCGGTACCTTTGCAGATATAGTTCAGGCTTCAAGGGTTTCAGATGACCCTGCAAACGTTTCACTTGAGGTCATAGCCGGTGCAGCCGCACTCTACGACCAGGTATGGCTCGGATCATACATGTCAGGTGGTGTAGGATTCACACAGTACGCCACAGCAGCCTACACCGACGACATCCTGGACGACTTCGTCTACTATGGTATGGAGTACGTGGATGACAAGTACGGAATCTGCGGAACAAAACCAACAATGGACGTAGTCAGGGACATCTCAACAGAGGTCACACTCTACAGCCTCGAACAGTACGAGGAATACCCAACACTCCTCGAGGACCACTTTGGAGGATCACAGAGGGCAGCTGTTGCAGCCGCAGCAGCAGGATGTTCCACAGCCTTCGCAACCGGAAACTCAAACGCAGGTATCAATGGATGGTACCTCAGCCAGATACTCCACAAGGAGGCCCACAGCAGGCTCGGATTCTACGGTTACGACCTGCAGGACCAGTGCGGTGCATCCAATTCACTCTCAATCAGGAGCGACGAGGGACTCATACACGAACTCCGTGGACCTAACTATCCAAACTACGCAATGAACGTGGGTCACCAGCCAGAGTACGCTGGTATCGCCCAGGCACCACACGCTGCACGCGGAGACGCCTTCTGTACAAACCCACTCATAAAGGTTGCATTTGCAGATAAGGACCTCGCCTTTGACTTCACATCACCAAGGAAGTCAATCGCAGCAGGTGCCCTCAGGGAGTTCATGCCAGAGGGTGAAAGGGACCTCATCATACCAGCTGGAAAATAA
- a CDS encoding CooT family nickel-binding protein gives MCESNLYSEDGELLMEDVILIEVLEDGIKATDVLNSTKEFEGKLTRLDLDKHRIYIKQK, from the coding sequence ATGTGTGAATCAAACCTGTACTCAGAGGATGGAGAACTCCTCATGGAGGACGTTATATTAATTGAGGTCCTTGAAGATGGAATCAAAGCAACGGATGTCCTCAACTCAACAAAGGAGTTTGAAGGAAAACTCACAAGGCTGGACCTGGATAAGCACAGAATTTACATAAAACAGAAATAA
- the pyrC gene encoding dihydroorotase, whose protein sequence is MPVDLFLENCRTERGTFNIGVDDGRIVKITRGRMDTSERIDLKGYHVLPGLIDAHVHFRDPGLEYKEDFRSGSMAAARGGFSTVIDMPNTVPPADTASEFERKIKIGERKSMVDFGLHAGYSDPSEVEKILRLGPASFKVFMDSITMGKVDVLFRRLRELGSMVPITLHCENREIIRHQCENLGGVEDPYAYSLARPPLAEEVSVAEAAALAYHYRHPVHICHLSTRRSLRFIEPFREYVTCEVTPHHLLLDSGYLRRFGNLAKTNPPLRSAESGLSPGDIPGIDIIGTDHAPHTLPEKEMGVWEAPPGIPNLEVVLRVLLTLVSDGRMNISTIRRMLAEGPARIFGLGSKGFIREGMDADFTVVDLRREGKIRADEFYSRAHYTPFEGFRYWGDAVMTIVRGEVVMDDGEVLGGRGRYMPCNNQKEHD, encoded by the coding sequence ATGCCAGTTGACCTCTTCCTTGAGAACTGCAGAACCGAGAGGGGAACCTTCAATATAGGTGTTGATGATGGACGGATAGTGAAGATAACCCGTGGGAGGATGGATACCTCTGAGAGGATTGACCTTAAGGGTTATCATGTACTCCCGGGACTCATAGATGCCCACGTGCACTTCAGGGATCCTGGACTGGAGTACAAGGAGGACTTCAGGTCCGGTTCAATGGCCGCTGCCCGTGGAGGCTTCAGCACCGTCATTGACATGCCAAACACCGTGCCACCAGCGGATACCGCATCTGAGTTTGAAAGGAAGATAAAGATTGGTGAACGTAAGAGTATGGTTGATTTTGGCCTCCACGCCGGCTACTCTGACCCCTCAGAGGTTGAGAAGATACTCAGGTTGGGTCCGGCCTCATTCAAGGTCTTCATGGACTCCATTACAATGGGTAAGGTTGATGTCCTCTTCAGAAGACTCAGGGAGCTCGGGTCAATGGTGCCCATCACCCTGCACTGTGAAAACCGTGAGATAATAAGGCATCAGTGTGAAAATCTTGGGGGAGTGGAGGACCCCTACGCCTACTCCCTGGCAAGGCCACCCCTTGCAGAGGAGGTTTCGGTTGCAGAGGCCGCTGCACTCGCATACCATTACCGGCACCCGGTCCACATATGTCACCTCAGCACCAGGAGGTCCCTCCGGTTCATTGAACCCTTCAGGGAGTATGTGACCTGTGAGGTTACACCACACCACCTCCTCCTGGACTCAGGGTATCTGAGGAGGTTCGGTAATCTTGCAAAGACCAATCCCCCTCTGCGGTCAGCTGAAAGCGGATTATCCCCCGGGGATATTCCTGGTATAGATATAATTGGAACAGATCATGCCCCCCATACACTCCCTGAAAAGGAGATGGGTGTCTGGGAGGCGCCACCCGGTATACCCAACCTTGAGGTTGTGCTAAGAGTGCTCCTTACACTTGTTTCAGATGGCCGGATGAACATTTCAACCATAAGGAGAATGCTTGCTGAGGGGCCAGCCAGGATCTTTGGACTGGGTTCCAAGGGATTCATAAGGGAGGGGATGGACGCTGATTTCACCGTTGTCGATCTGAGAAGGGAGGGGAAGATACGTGCCGATGAATTCTACAGCAGGGCCCATTACACGCCATTTGAGGGTTTCAGGTACTGGGGGGATGCCGTGATGACCATTGTCCGTGGGGAGGTTGTCATGGATGATGGTGAGGTCCTTGGGGGAAGGGGAAGGTATATGCCATGCAACAACCAGAAAGAACATGATTAA
- a CDS encoding nucleotidyltransferase family protein, translated as MPSEEFLGSIIERDLELITADAINKPEYGDHASEPGIMADFTEYSPFHRGHRHCMLEARGLRPGALFVAVIPGPLERSGRGVPYIMTRQARAEIAIRAGADIVVEGPPMGVMGSGQYSLCLARMFRALDADWIPRGYRPFDGFDEVLERIRRGHRVVPRPYRIVDLDTSETVLEGKLEEDNYVIASLAGALGKIGFNFRDKFIFIKRLEGVSGTRIRDAVSRGEIGEVAHMLPAETVEVLEREITEGRAPLHDLRLSTEILINANSLEIDELKGLNLFDDLTASAIVRKRPYRSLTEVEAAIPPSFSRHHKQRIISVLEAKVHKGLVHKYIENYPSVIRILAFKDKEILREFKDRIPHRRLEIWQ; from the coding sequence ATGCCTTCAGAGGAATTTCTAGGGAGTATAATTGAAAGGGACCTTGAACTCATCACGGCGGACGCCATCAATAAACCGGAATACGGTGACCATGCATCTGAACCCGGGATCATGGCGGACTTCACAGAGTACTCCCCCTTTCACAGGGGCCACAGGCACTGCATGCTGGAGGCCAGAGGACTCAGACCCGGCGCCCTCTTCGTGGCTGTAATACCAGGACCCCTTGAGAGAAGCGGGAGGGGCGTACCATACATAATGACCCGCCAGGCCAGGGCGGAGATAGCCATCAGGGCAGGGGCTGATATAGTGGTTGAGGGCCCCCCTATGGGTGTTATGGGCTCGGGCCAGTACTCCCTCTGCCTTGCAAGGATGTTCAGGGCCCTCGATGCTGACTGGATACCCCGCGGCTACAGGCCGTTTGATGGGTTTGATGAGGTCCTTGAAAGGATCAGGAGGGGCCACAGGGTTGTGCCAAGGCCCTACAGGATAGTGGACCTTGACACCTCTGAAACAGTACTTGAGGGTAAACTTGAGGAGGACAACTATGTCATAGCGTCCCTTGCAGGGGCCCTCGGCAAGATCGGATTCAACTTCAGAGATAAGTTCATATTCATAAAAAGACTTGAGGGTGTGAGCGGAACCAGAATACGGGATGCGGTATCCCGGGGTGAAATTGGGGAAGTCGCGCACATGCTTCCCGCCGAGACGGTTGAGGTCCTTGAAAGGGAAATCACAGAGGGCAGGGCACCCCTGCATGATCTGAGGCTCTCAACCGAGATACTCATAAACGCAAACAGCCTTGAAATTGATGAACTCAAGGGCCTCAACCTCTTCGATGATCTAACAGCATCTGCAATCGTAAGGAAAAGGCCGTACCGTTCACTTACTGAGGTTGAGGCAGCCATACCCCCATCATTCAGCAGGCACCACAAACAGCGCATAATTTCGGTCCTCGAGGCAAAGGTTCATAAGGGACTGGTCCATAAATATATAGAAAATTATCCATCTGTAATTCGAATTCTTGCATTTAAGGATAAAGAAATCCTTAGAGAATTTAAGGATAGAATACCACACAGGAGGCTAGAGATATGGCAGTGA
- a CDS encoding peptidylprolyl isomerase, with the protein MAVNKGDFIKIEFTGKVKETGEVFDTTDEEVAKEAGLQIKKTFGPIPVVVGGGHLIKGLDEAVIGMEEGEEKHVEIEPEDAFGNRDPKLVQLIPMGEFKRQGIKPYPGMPLTVEGHEGRVLNVSGGRVRVDFNHELAGKTLEYDLKVTEIITDDVEKVKSMIQLHYPSQNMDIDKTEVEIDDGRVRICMDEMTRFDNRSYMDVTLTRFRIAKDVWENIEGVTKVEFADVFEKREEETDEDSEE; encoded by the coding sequence ATGGCAGTGAATAAAGGAGACTTTATAAAAATCGAATTCACAGGTAAGGTCAAGGAGACCGGCGAGGTCTTTGACACAACAGACGAGGAAGTGGCTAAGGAGGCAGGACTTCAGATAAAGAAGACCTTCGGCCCCATACCGGTCGTTGTTGGAGGCGGACACCTCATAAAGGGCCTTGACGAGGCTGTTATCGGAATGGAGGAAGGCGAGGAAAAACACGTTGAAATTGAACCAGAGGACGCCTTCGGTAACAGGGACCCAAAGCTTGTCCAGCTCATACCCATGGGCGAATTCAAGAGGCAGGGAATAAAGCCCTACCCTGGAATGCCCCTCACTGTTGAGGGACATGAGGGCAGGGTCCTCAACGTCTCAGGTGGACGTGTCAGGGTGGACTTCAACCATGAACTTGCAGGTAAAACCCTCGAATACGACCTGAAGGTCACTGAGATAATCACAGATGATGTTGAAAAGGTAAAGAGCATGATACAGCTCCACTACCCATCCCAGAACATGGACATCGACAAGACAGAGGTTGAAATAGATGATGGGCGTGTGAGGATCTGCATGGATGAGATGACCCGCTTCGATAACAGGTCCTACATGGATGTTACCCTCACAAGGTTCAGAATAGCAAAGGACGTCTGGGAGAACATTGAGGGCGTCACCAAGGTTGAATTTGCCGATGTATTTGAGAAGAGGGAAGAGGAGACAGATGAGGATTCAGAGGAATAA
- a CDS encoding histidine kinase dimerization/phosphoacceptor domain -containing protein, protein MDPQRDALRIAISYAIFSLLWIFSSDYILYLIAQPHAVIQLSIIKGSLFIILTSLFLFAVLRLYLRSLSDKEESLRISEKKFRSLFMELPVGVVLMDANGRILESNPTIREIFRQPADNRFIGELHGDLADVRKTQGEFMIRQGDRWIRVLIRRIDGGFLGIFEDLTDIKRSEETARRSLETNRTLLSELHHRVKNNLQIISSLINLQARGMEHDSCELMRALQLRIRAMALVHELLLSNPESSTVNFASYTERLISYLRDMYRSSVHIEVDIGEEEFDIETAVPLGLILNELISNSLRHAFDDVGTVRVSLEDTSDGFLLRVSDNGRGLPEGFSLEEDAGLGLDIVLGLVRQLDGTLTFESREGTSFLIEFREPSYPRRV, encoded by the coding sequence ATGGATCCCCAGAGAGACGCACTCAGGATAGCAATCTCTTATGCAATCTTCAGCCTTCTCTGGATATTCTCATCAGACTACATCCTCTATCTCATAGCACAGCCCCACGCTGTCATCCAGCTTTCAATCATCAAGGGGTCCCTCTTCATAATCCTGACCTCACTTTTTCTTTTCGCGGTTCTGCGCCTCTACCTGCGGTCACTGAGCGATAAGGAGGAGTCCCTGAGGATCAGTGAAAAGAAGTTCAGGTCCCTCTTCATGGAACTCCCTGTGGGGGTGGTTCTCATGGATGCCAATGGAAGGATACTGGAGTCTAACCCCACCATCCGGGAGATCTTCAGGCAACCGGCAGACAACAGATTTATAGGTGAACTCCACGGGGACCTTGCAGACGTCAGAAAAACTCAGGGGGAGTTCATGATAAGGCAGGGGGATAGATGGATACGGGTTCTAATAAGGAGGATTGACGGGGGATTCCTGGGAATATTTGAGGATCTAACAGATATAAAGAGGTCCGAGGAGACAGCAAGAAGGTCCCTTGAGACCAACAGAACACTCCTATCAGAACTCCACCACCGTGTCAAGAATAACCTTCAGATCATCTCAAGCCTCATAAACCTCCAGGCACGGGGAATGGAGCATGATTCCTGTGAACTCATGAGGGCTCTGCAGCTTAGGATAAGGGCCATGGCACTGGTCCATGAGCTGCTCCTCTCCAATCCAGAGTCAAGTACAGTGAACTTTGCATCGTACACAGAGAGGCTCATATCCTACCTGCGTGACATGTACAGGTCCAGTGTTCACATTGAGGTGGACATTGGTGAGGAGGAATTCGACATTGAGACGGCAGTTCCACTGGGACTCATTTTAAATGAACTTATATCAAACAGTCTGAGACACGCATTCGATGATGTAGGAACTGTCAGGGTATCCCTTGAGGATACCTCTGATGGTTTCCTTCTCAGGGTCAGTGATAATGGGAGGGGTCTTCCAGAGGGATTCAGCCTTGAGGAAGACGCAGGACTTGGGCTGGATATTGTTCTGGGCCTTGTGAGGCAGCTTGACGGGACACTCACATTTGAGTCGAGGGAGGGAACATCCTTCCTGATAGAGTTCAGGGAGCCCAGCTACCCCCGGAGGGTTTAG
- the serS gene encoding serine--tRNA ligase, which translates to MKFKLKGIIKLSKEVPEAEKDIEEFLKDAEKDILRRGVPEGQEKEASHVKSWELTGDTLKLEMESGRRVRAHDGLLRLKKPLGQLLGPRYRVGVRGVNVEDYTLEMDAPGVSEIPGLRELPFVEDADISEGTIRVRFQPLDESELRKHVVDRVVKHALSLVESSQDLTARVTRATPGEIVARSEKREFFFDGDPTEEAMRLGWVKKFPGRGQWFYGPQITALHRALEEFLIERIVKPLGFVECLFPKLIPLDVMNKMRYLEGLPEGMYYCSAPSRDPETFEEFKNELIINREVPMDLLKRGLKDPGYVIAPAQCEPFYQFLSHEVVNLDDLPIKFFDRSGWTYRWEAGGAKGLDRVHEFQRIELVWLASPRDTEEIRDRTVELSYDAADELELEWYTEVGDDPFYLEGRRVEERGIEFPDVPKYEMRLSLPGKEKGVAVVSANVHGTHFIEGFSIREARNMNIWTGCTGIGLSRWIYGFLAQKGFDTEKWPEFIRKRVEGVEAPRIVTWPGKD; encoded by the coding sequence ATGAAGTTCAAACTTAAGGGAATAATAAAACTCAGTAAAGAGGTTCCAGAGGCAGAGAAGGACATTGAAGAGTTCCTGAAAGATGCTGAAAAAGACATTCTCCGGAGGGGAGTCCCTGAGGGCCAGGAGAAGGAGGCTTCACATGTAAAATCATGGGAGCTCACGGGGGACACACTGAAACTTGAAATGGAATCAGGAAGACGTGTGAGGGCCCATGACGGCCTTCTGAGACTCAAAAAGCCCCTGGGACAGCTCCTTGGACCCCGTTACAGGGTCGGTGTCAGGGGCGTTAATGTGGAGGACTACACCCTTGAAATGGACGCACCGGGGGTATCAGAAATACCCGGTCTCAGGGAGCTGCCATTTGTGGAGGACGCGGATATCTCAGAGGGCACCATAAGGGTTAGATTCCAGCCCCTTGATGAATCAGAGCTCAGGAAACACGTTGTGGACAGGGTTGTGAAGCACGCCCTCAGCCTCGTTGAATCCTCACAGGACCTCACAGCCAGGGTCACAAGGGCAACCCCCGGTGAGATAGTTGCAAGAAGCGAAAAAAGGGAGTTCTTCTTTGATGGAGACCCCACGGAGGAGGCCATGAGGCTCGGGTGGGTTAAGAAGTTTCCCGGGCGTGGACAGTGGTTCTACGGGCCCCAGATAACCGCCCTGCACCGTGCCCTGGAGGAGTTTCTCATTGAAAGGATAGTGAAGCCCCTGGGATTCGTTGAGTGCCTCTTCCCGAAACTCATACCCCTCGATGTTATGAATAAGATGAGGTACCTTGAGGGCCTGCCTGAGGGGATGTACTACTGCAGCGCCCCAAGCAGGGACCCTGAAACCTTTGAGGAGTTCAAGAATGAACTCATCATAAACAGGGAGGTGCCAATGGACCTCCTCAAGAGGGGTCTGAAGGATCCCGGCTATGTTATTGCACCGGCCCAGTGCGAGCCATTCTACCAGTTCCTTTCACATGAGGTGGTGAATCTGGATGATCTCCCCATAAAGTTCTTTGACAGGAGCGGCTGGACCTACAGGTGGGAGGCGGGGGGAGCCAAGGGCCTCGACAGGGTCCATGAGTTCCAGAGGATAGAACTTGTGTGGCTGGCATCCCCCCGGGACACCGAGGAGATACGTGACCGCACCGTTGAACTCTCATATGACGCCGCCGATGAACTGGAACTTGAATGGTACACTGAGGTGGGGGATGACCCATTCTACCTTGAGGGCAGAAGGGTTGAGGAGAGGGGAATAGAGTTTCCTGATGTCCCCAAATATGAGATGAGGCTCTCACTGCCAGGGAAGGAGAAGGGAGTGGCAGTTGTATCTGCCAATGTACACGGGACACACTTCATTGAAGGATTTTCAATTAGGGAGGCCCGTAACATGAACATATGGACCGGATGCACAGGTATAGGTCTTTCAAGGTGGATATACGGCTTCCTGGCCCAGAAGGGCTTTGATACTGAGAAATGGCCAGAATTCATAAGGAAGCGGGTTGAGGGTGTTGAGGCCCCCCGTATAGTTACCTGGCCCGGCAAGGACTGA
- a CDS encoding KEOPS complex subunit Pcc1: protein MRISVTIEAEYESEEEARIVMKALEPENRSYVESEIDGSTLRFTMESDSIGTALNTADDLIFSEMIVENMMGFKSKDSEN from the coding sequence ATGAGGATATCAGTAACCATAGAAGCGGAATACGAATCAGAGGAGGAAGCCAGGATAGTTATGAAGGCACTTGAACCCGAAAACAGGTCATACGTTGAATCTGAAATTGACGGATCAACATTAAGGTTCACCATGGAATCAGATTCCATTGGAACAGCCCTGAACACCGCAGATGACCTCATATTCTCCGAGATGATAGTCGAAAATATGATGGGCTTTAAATCAAAGGATTCAGAGAATTAA
- a CDS encoding AAA family ATPase, which yields MKIAITGKGGVGKTTIAGTLACIFSEKFRVFAIDADPDMNLASSIGIEEEITPISRMRDVIRERTGAEPGSSFGEVFKLNPRISDLPDSLSIQHPQRPNLRVMVMGTVEHGGDGCVCPASVLLKALLRHLILRKDEMVILDMEAGIEHLGRRTAESVDLMVVVVEPGLKSLETASRIKKLAADIGVKRLMAIINKVSGKEDEEFMRERLEEAGIDVLGCVPTDKTVVAADMRGEPLAMHPESAAFRAIREISERIASTE from the coding sequence ATGAAGATAGCCATAACCGGTAAGGGAGGGGTGGGCAAGACAACCATAGCCGGCACCCTGGCCTGCATATTCTCCGAAAAATTCAGGGTCTTTGCCATTGACGCCGACCCCGATATGAACCTTGCATCCAGTATAGGTATAGAAGAGGAGATAACACCCATATCCCGGATGAGGGATGTGATAAGGGAGCGCACTGGAGCGGAGCCTGGTTCATCCTTCGGTGAGGTATTCAAGCTCAACCCCAGGATAAGTGACCTTCCAGATTCACTCTCCATCCAGCACCCCCAGAGACCCAACCTCAGGGTGATGGTGATGGGTACCGTGGAGCATGGTGGTGACGGCTGTGTCTGCCCTGCCTCGGTGCTCCTCAAGGCCCTGCTCCGCCACCTGATACTCAGAAAGGATGAGATGGTGATCCTTGACATGGAGGCCGGAATAGAGCACCTTGGAAGGAGGACCGCGGAATCCGTTGATCTGATGGTGGTGGTTGTTGAACCCGGCCTCAAATCACTTGAAACAGCGTCAAGGATAAAGAAACTCGCAGCAGACATCGGCGTTAAGAGGTTAATGGCCATAATCAACAAGGTATCGGGCAAAGAGGATGAGGAATTCATGCGTGAAAGGCTGGAGGAGGCTGGAATTGACGTTCTTGGCTGTGTACCCACAGATAAGACCGTTGTGGCGGCCGATATGAGGGGCGAGCCCCTTGCCATGCACCCGGAATCGGCTGCCTTCAGGGCCATAAGAGAAATCTCCGAGAGGATAGCCTCAACGGAGTGA
- the rplJ gene encoding 50S ribosomal protein L16 has product MVRAYTRREYIKKIPGSKIVQYDMGNLSAEFPISLSVAVKAPTQITHNALEAARIASNRYMQRKAGRMGYHLKIRVYPHHIVRENPMATGAGADRVQDGMRKAFGKPVSTVALVKKNQKIITIETNKKNFKDAKEALRRAAMKFPVPCRIVIDRGEELVK; this is encoded by the coding sequence ATGGTTCGTGCATACACAAGAAGAGAGTACATCAAGAAAATTCCAGGTTCAAAGATAGTTCAATATGATATGGGTAACCTCTCAGCTGAATTCCCGATTTCACTGAGCGTTGCTGTTAAGGCACCAACCCAGATAACCCACAATGCCCTGGAGGCAGCCAGGATAGCCTCAAACCGTTACATGCAGAGGAAGGCCGGTAGGATGGGTTACCACCTTAAGATAAGGGTATACCCCCACCACATAGTCCGTGAAAACCCCATGGCGACAGGGGCAGGGGCTGACCGTGTCCAGGACGGTATGAGGAAGGCATTCGGGAAACCAGTGAGTACAGTGGCCCTTGTTAAGAAGAACCAGAAGATAATCACAATCGAGACAAACAAGAAGAACTTCAAGGATGCCAAGGAGGCCCTGAGGAGGGCTGCAATGAAGTTCCCTGTTCCATGCAGGATTGTGATTGACAGGGGCGAGGAGCTCGTAAAATAA